AATTATTAATTCTAAACACAAAAATATTATGCAATCTGCCAGATGGTAACATCCACCAGCACAACAACACATAATAAACTATTAATCAAAAGATTACTTCACGGATATTTCCTTTACGCTTTCCGTGCTTCCATAATAAAAAATAGAACGCTTAGTGCACCATCAACTAGGGGCATCTGTAACAACAAGTGTTAAAAATTGTCTAAAACTTTAAACGATCTCAAAATGTTTAACTAATAAAAAAGAAAAGAACATGGGAATTTTAAAAACAGCAATTATTGGCGCTGCAGTTTATGCTGGCGTAAAATATATCACCAAAAAAGATCCAATTACCGGACAATCGATAGTAGATGAACTACTAGATAAAGCTCCAGAATGGGTAGAGAAAGCAAAAGGATACACTGAAGACCTGAAAACCAGGGCAAGCAATGCTGCCGAGGATTTAGCCAGATGAATACCAATTAAAAGAAAGGAACCTGAACAGGTTTATCTTTTTGTTTGATTGTAAGAAGCAAAAAACGTCCCGAATTTATATCGCGACGTTTTTTGTTTTTAGTGTCAGGTGGTAACATCTGACGACACAATAAAACCAGATTATTTACTTAAAAAGCATCAAACCAAAGTTTGGTAGTCAATAAATCCGCCCCCTGGTTGCTTACTGCATTTTTATAATTCTGTCCGTTTAATGATTGTTCAGAACCCGGATAAATAAAACGCACCGGAATTTTGCCATTTAATACCGTATTAACAGATGCAGTTAATTGCGGATAATCTAACCTTCTCTGCTCTGCCCATGCTTCTAAGCCCTGCCCAAATAAGGCAATCCATTTCTGCTCACCGATTGATTTTTTATAATTGCTTGCATCATATTGTACCGCAGCCTGATTAATATAATCATCAACAACACTTCCACCAATACTGTATTGATCAAATGATGCCTTGATGGCCTGTTTATATAAGTCAGCTGCATTTTCTGTAGTAAAGCCACGTGCTGCCGCTTCTGCCCTATCAAAAAGCAGTTCGGCATAGCTAAAAATCACTGCAGGTGCTTTTGGTGCTAAAAAGTAAGTTCCAGGTCTGGAAGAATTTGCTAAACCTATTGCACTGGCTTCTGAATTTGTTGAGCCATTCGGAATACCTACATACGTTTGAGGTGTAGCATTATCAGTTTTGCTTGCATAAACTGATAACCTAGGATCATTTAACGCAAAAAGTTTATCCACGATGGTTTTGCTGATCCGGTAATCATTCCTGGTTTCAAATGAGGCTGCTACCGGATTTTGCTGAGGTGAATCACTGTAGAACAGTTGTGCGCTCTCTGATTTGCTATTAATATAAGTGCCACCTTCAGCAAGTATTTCATCAATTACCTGTTTAGCTTTAGCTGGCTCTTTATCTGCAATGCGTAAAGCGATGCGAAGACGTAAAGCATTGGCAAACTTTTTCCATAAAGCAATATTGCCACTATAAATTACATCTCCGCTTACAACTTTTCCTGAAGCTGGATCTAAGGCCGCCTGAGCAGTCTTTAAATCATTAAGAATACCATAATAAACATCCTTTTGTTTATCGTAAACCGGCGTAACAAACTGTTTAATTTTGCCAGCCTGTGAATATGGTATATCCCCATAAGCGTCGGTAAGTAACAAAAATACCCACGACCTTAACACAAGTGCAACTCCTTTATAATTTGGGTTGCCTTGTGCATCGCCCAGTTCGATAATTTTATTGAAGCCAGCAATACTTTGTGCGTAGCCAGTAGACCATAAAGAGGTAAAGCTACTGTTCGAAAAGATAAACCGATCTTCTTCTGTATACTGAACTTTAGCCCAATGTTGTGCAAAAAGCAAGCTCGAGTTCATATTATTGGTTACCCCCCAATACGTATCGGCGGTAGTTTTAGTGGTGCCTGTAAGTAAATAATCGGGTTGTGGAATTTCTGGAGCATTCGGATTAATATTCACCTCATCGAGCTCTTTATTACAAGATGAAAATGCAATTGCCAGAATGGCCAGTATATATAGTTTTTTATTCTTCATGATGGTAAGATTTAAAATTTAACATTCAGGTTGATACCGTAGCTGCGTGTGCTCGGGTTAGAAAGACTTTCCAACCCCTGTCCGTTGCCAGTATTAAAGGCTACTTCCGGATCAATATCTACCGTATTGCGGTGGATAATCCAAAGGTTACGGCCAACAAGTGATACAGAAACCCCTTGCAAACTTAGCGGACGGATCCACTTTGCCGGCAAATTGTAACTAAGCTTAACTTCACGAAGCTTAACGTAAGAGGCATCGAATATATTTGCTTCATCGATATTCCTAAACGATTTATAATATTGTTGAGCAGGTAACACTTTTTCATTACGTTTACCATCGGTAGTTACGCCATCAAAAACAATCCCGTCATCATAAACCGTTACACCTGCCGGAGCAGCTCCGTTTACCCTTACGGTGCCATTTTCCTTTTTATTATCTGGATAATAGTAAGAAATACCACCATATTCTGCTGCTCTTCCTGGCAGTGTAGAGGCTAAAACTCCGGTATAAGTACCTGTTGCATAGGTGCCATTATAAATAGAACCACCAAAACTTGCATCAACCAATACGCCTAAACTTATACCTTTATAGGTGAAGGTATTGTACACCCCGCCAATCCAATCTGGTGTATATTTTCCCAAAACCTGTTTGGTTGGGTTTGTAGCTGGTGCTCCTGTGGCGTTTACAATAATATTTCCATTTCCGTCTCTTAAAAAGGCCGTTCCGAAAAGCGATCCATAAGGTTGTCCAACGGTAGCAATCACCTGTGCTGAATTGGTAGCGACAATGTAATTTGTTAATAATTTCTCCGCATCGAGTTCAATTACCCTACTCCTGTTTGCAGCGAAATTAAAATCAATATCCCAGGTAAACTGTTTTTTAATTGGTGTAATGCCCAACTGTGCTTCTATGCCTTTGTTGTTTATTTTTCCGGCATTAAGCAGTTTTGAGCTAAATCCGGTACTTTGACTTACATCGGCTGCCAAAATCTGATTGTAACTATTGGTATTGTATGCACTTAAATCGAAACGTAACCTTTTGTTAAAGAAAACAGCCTCAACACCCAGTTCTGTTGAAGTGGTAGTTTCTGGTTTAAGGTTAGGATTAAGATCGATATTACTTGTGGTAAGTTGAGGGTTTGCATTAAACGGCGCACTAAATGCATAAGTATTAATCAAACGGTAAGGATCTGCATCTTTACCAACTTTAGACCAACCTCCGCGTATTTTTAAATAGTTAAGAGCTTCGCTTTTAATATCGAACGCTTCGGTTGCTACAAAACTTCCGTTAAATGATGGGTAAAAATAAGACCTGTTCTGTGCGGGCAAGGTAGATGACCAATCGTTACGGGCCGTAATGTTGGCAAAAAGGTAATTTCTGAAGCCAATCTGTCCAGAGGCATAAACACTGTAAGATTTTAATCTTGATAAATTATTTGATGAAATTAGCGGATCACGAGAGTTTTTAAGGGTATAAAGTCCGGCGATGGCCAGTTTAGGTGCACTTTGATCGTTCTGCTCAATATATTGCCTGCGTATGTTCCCACCACCTAACAATTCGAGGCTAAAATCATCATTCAACTGTTTGTTAAAGTTTAATGTCGCGTCTGTATTATTTTCACTTACGGTAAAGGCACTCTCAGTATAAGAGCCGAAAGGCGTTCCATTGGTACCATAGGCAATCCTCACTTTACGTCTATCGTTGTAATAATCGGTCCCTGATCTGAAATTGAAATCAAGTCCATCAATAATCTTATAGTTAAGGGCTAAACTTCCAATAATCCGGCTACGGTTTTGCGATACTGTATTTTCGTATGCTACCCAATAAGGATTGCTGTAATAGCTGTTGTTCCAGTTAAACGTTTTTCCATTTTCGTCCAAATAGTTTTTCAATTGGTTAATATCAACCTGGCGGCCGAACCAGGTAAACTGCAACATCGTACTGGTTGATCTCGAACCGCCTGTTCCAGGTAAATTATCAGAGTTAAGTTTGCTATAATTTGCATTGGCAGTTAAGGTTAACTTCGGTGTTATTTTTAATGATGTATTGAGCACAAACGAATTTTTGCCCTGACCAGAGTTAGGTACGATCCCCACCTGTTTTAGGTTATTATATGATATCCGGTAATCATATTTTTCACCGGCATCTGCAACCGATACCCCATTGTTCAATGAATATCCTGTTTGAAAGAAATCGCGCACATTATCGGGATGTGCCACAAAAGGAACGGCTACTCCCTTCGAAAAAAATTGTGGAATTAGTCTACCATCCAATTTAGGTCCCCAGCTTTCATCTACGCCATCGTTAATGCCTTTACCTGCACCGTCTACGTAACTAAACTTGCCTTCAGATCCCTGACCGAAAGCATTTTGATAAACAGGCAGGGTGAGTAAAGTTTCTAAAACAGCATTCGAATTGATGGCAATGCCTAATCCTTTTTTCGATTTACCCGTTTTGGTTTTAATGAGTATAACGCCTGCTGCAGCCCTCGAGCCATATAGCGCCGCGGCATTTGGTCCTTTCAACACACTCACCGATTCTATATCTTCCGGATTGATATCTGAAATGGTATTGGCATAATCTCTTGCCCCAGCCGAATTTAACTGAGAGTTATCTACCGGAATCCCATCAACTACAAATAATGGCTGGTTATTTCCTGCAATGGAAGTTTCTCCCCTAATAACCACTCGTGATGACCCCATACTCCCCTGGCTGTTGGTTACCCGTACACCAGCTATTTTTCCGGCCAGTGCATTTACCAGGTTGGATTCTTTAGCTTCAGCCAAATCCTGTCCTTTTAATTCCTGAACAGCATAACCTAGCGATTTTTTCTGTCGCGAAATACCCAATGCCGTAACCACTACCTCATCCAACGCATTATCGCTTGATTGAAGAATGACCGAAACTGGGCCTGCATTTTTATTGATTTGTATTTCCTGACTCTTAAAACCGATATAAGAAAATACCAAGGTGCCCTTATCTGGTGCACTAATAGAGAAAGCTCCTTTTGCATCAGAAATGGTGGTTTGTTTGGTTTCTTTTATTAATATGGAAACACCTGGGAGTGTTTCACCATCTGCCGACTTTACCGTTCCGGTAACCGTGACATCTTGAGCGGAAAGCTTTTGTGCTATGAGGAGCAAAAAGATAAGCGCTATTGATTTTAAATTTTTAAGCATATTGTGTAGTTAATT
The nucleotide sequence above comes from Pedobacter riviphilus. Encoded proteins:
- a CDS encoding YtxH domain-containing protein; protein product: MGILKTAIIGAAVYAGVKYITKKDPITGQSIVDELLDKAPEWVEKAKGYTEDLKTRASNAAEDLAR
- a CDS encoding SusD/RagB family nutrient-binding outer membrane lipoprotein, with the translated sequence MKNKKLYILAILAIAFSSCNKELDEVNINPNAPEIPQPDYLLTGTTKTTADTYWGVTNNMNSSLLFAQHWAKVQYTEEDRFIFSNSSFTSLWSTGYAQSIAGFNKIIELGDAQGNPNYKGVALVLRSWVFLLLTDAYGDIPYSQAGKIKQFVTPVYDKQKDVYYGILNDLKTAQAALDPASGKVVSGDVIYSGNIALWKKFANALRLRIALRIADKEPAKAKQVIDEILAEGGTYINSKSESAQLFYSDSPQQNPVAASFETRNDYRISKTIVDKLFALNDPRLSVYASKTDNATPQTYVGIPNGSTNSEASAIGLANSSRPGTYFLAPKAPAVIFSYAELLFDRAEAAARGFTTENAADLYKQAIKASFDQYSIGGSVVDDYINQAAVQYDASNYKKSIGEQKWIALFGQGLEAWAEQRRLDYPQLTASVNTVLNGKIPVRFIYPGSEQSLNGQNYKNAVSNQGADLLTTKLWFDAF
- a CDS encoding SusC/RagA family TonB-linked outer membrane protein, translating into MLKNLKSIALIFLLLIAQKLSAQDVTVTGTVKSADGETLPGVSILIKETKQTTISDAKGAFSISAPDKGTLVFSYIGFKSQEIQINKNAGPVSVILQSSDNALDEVVVTALGISRQKKSLGYAVQELKGQDLAEAKESNLVNALAGKIAGVRVTNSQGSMGSSRVVIRGETSIAGNNQPLFVVDGIPVDNSQLNSAGARDYANTISDINPEDIESVSVLKGPNAAALYGSRAAAGVILIKTKTGKSKKGLGIAINSNAVLETLLTLPVYQNAFGQGSEGKFSYVDGAGKGINDGVDESWGPKLDGRLIPQFFSKGVAVPFVAHPDNVRDFFQTGYSLNNGVSVADAGEKYDYRISYNNLKQVGIVPNSGQGKNSFVLNTSLKITPKLTLTANANYSKLNSDNLPGTGGSRSTSTMLQFTWFGRQVDINQLKNYLDENGKTFNWNNSYYSNPYWVAYENTVSQNRSRIIGSLALNYKIIDGLDFNFRSGTDYYNDRRKVRIAYGTNGTPFGSYTESAFTVSENNTDATLNFNKQLNDDFSLELLGGGNIRRQYIEQNDQSAPKLAIAGLYTLKNSRDPLISSNNLSRLKSYSVYASGQIGFRNYLFANITARNDWSSTLPAQNRSYFYPSFNGSFVATEAFDIKSEALNYLKIRGGWSKVGKDADPYRLINTYAFSAPFNANPQLTTSNIDLNPNLKPETTTSTELGVEAVFFNKRLRFDLSAYNTNSYNQILAADVSQSTGFSSKLLNAGKINNKGIEAQLGITPIKKQFTWDIDFNFAANRSRVIELDAEKLLTNYIVATNSAQVIATVGQPYGSLFGTAFLRDGNGNIIVNATGAPATNPTKQVLGKYTPDWIGGVYNTFTYKGISLGVLVDASFGGSIYNGTYATGTYTGVLASTLPGRAAEYGGISYYYPDNKKENGTVRVNGAAPAGVTVYDDGIVFDGVTTDGKRNEKVLPAQQYYKSFRNIDEANIFDASYVKLREVKLSYNLPAKWIRPLSLQGVSVSLVGRNLWIIHRNTVDIDPEVAFNTGNGQGLESLSNPSTRSYGINLNVKF